One Methylobacterium oryzae DNA window includes the following coding sequences:
- a CDS encoding glycosyltransferase, whose product MSGSPHLSVVVPVKNEAGNIAPLVAEIEAACAGLAFELIYVDDGSTDGTPAALAAARAGRPWLRVLRHARSGGQSAAVRSGVLAARGGIVATLDGDGQNDPAFIPALLEALEAAGPGAGLAQGQRRGRKDGRFKMLQSRIANGVRGRILNDSTRDTGCGLKVFRRAVYLRLPYFDALHRFMPALVAREGFSVVHRDVVDRPRLTGVSNYGLFDRLWVGLLDLAGVWWLIRRKRADPRPEEIAGPAGAPAEPPAGQPADQDVGC is encoded by the coding sequence GTGAGCGGATCCCCCCATCTCAGCGTCGTCGTTCCGGTCAAGAACGAGGCCGGCAACATCGCGCCCCTGGTGGCCGAGATCGAGGCCGCCTGCGCGGGCCTCGCCTTCGAGCTGATCTACGTGGATGACGGCTCCACCGACGGCACGCCGGCGGCCCTGGCGGCGGCCCGGGCGGGGCGCCCCTGGCTGCGGGTGCTGCGCCACGCGCGGAGCGGCGGCCAGTCGGCGGCGGTGCGCAGCGGCGTCCTGGCGGCCCGCGGCGGGATCGTCGCGACCCTCGACGGCGACGGCCAGAACGATCCGGCCTTCATCCCCGCGCTGCTCGAGGCCCTTGAGGCGGCGGGACCGGGGGCCGGTCTCGCCCAGGGCCAGCGGCGCGGCCGCAAGGACGGCCGCTTCAAGATGCTCCAGTCCCGGATCGCCAACGGCGTGCGCGGCCGGATCCTCAACGATTCCACCCGCGACACCGGCTGCGGCCTGAAGGTCTTCCGCCGCGCCGTGTATCTCAGGCTGCCGTATTTCGACGCCCTGCACCGGTTCATGCCGGCCCTGGTCGCCCGCGAGGGCTTCTCCGTCGTCCACCGCGACGTGGTCGACCGGCCGCGGCTGACGGGGGTGTCCAATTACGGCCTGTTCGACCGCCTCTGGGTCGGGCTCCTCGACCTCGCCGGCGTCTGGTGGCTGATCCGGCGCAAGCGCGCGGACCCGCGGCCCGAGGAGATCGCCGGCCCGGCCGGCGCGCCGGCGGAGCCGCCGGCCGGCCAACCCGCGGACCAGGACGTCGGATGCTGA
- a CDS encoding ArnT family glycosyltransferase, translating into MTTSLSAGGAPRLAPVDRIGRGLDALSLTHARAAAALLALCLLLFLPGQISLQPMDRDEPRFAQASKQMLESGDLVDIRFQGEARHKKPVGIYWAQAAAVAAGEALGVPGARTQIALYRIPSLIGAVASVLLAYWGALAFLPRRSALLAAALYGACLMLSAEAHLAKTDALLAACATASLAALARAWLAPRDGRPVSGPTFAAFWLGMAVGILVKGPMVPLFVALPALGLSLVARSGRWLLPLRPWPGLALTLLLVAPWFAAIAWKSGGAFYAEAVGHDMLGKVGGVAERHWGPPGAYALVFFATFWPGAAFAAMSLPFAWRARREPAVIFLIAAVLPAWLIFEAVPTKLPHYVLPLMPWLAILTVLALNRGALDPRLRGARLTALLLPAIPVALTLGLCLAGWRLDAHTIPWPALPLLAAACAVAFLAWLAFAHGSAERALVLGVLASALLGPAVLGVAQRSLPALKVSPRLAALRERMPCPNPLVASLGYREPSLVFLVGTGLALPPDGAAARSFLEGGGCRLLFVESRDRDDFNAAWPVGRGAPAPLAEVEGFNLNTGRRVFVTAYAVAP; encoded by the coding sequence ATGACCACGAGCCTCTCCGCCGGCGGCGCGCCGCGCCTTGCCCCCGTCGACCGGATCGGCCGCGGGCTCGACGCGCTGAGCCTCACCCATGCCAGGGCCGCCGCCGCCCTGCTGGCGCTGTGCCTGCTCCTGTTCCTGCCGGGCCAGATCTCGCTGCAGCCGATGGACCGCGACGAGCCCCGCTTCGCCCAGGCCTCGAAGCAGATGCTGGAGAGCGGCGACCTCGTGGATATCCGCTTCCAGGGCGAGGCGCGGCACAAGAAGCCGGTGGGGATCTACTGGGCGCAGGCCGCCGCCGTGGCGGCCGGCGAGGCGCTGGGCGTGCCCGGCGCCCGCACCCAGATCGCCCTGTACCGCATCCCGTCGCTGATCGGCGCCGTCGCCTCGGTCCTGCTCGCCTACTGGGGGGCGCTCGCCTTCCTGCCCCGACGGTCGGCGCTGCTCGCCGCCGCCCTCTACGGCGCCTGCCTGATGCTCTCGGCCGAGGCCCACCTCGCTAAGACCGACGCGCTGCTCGCCGCCTGCGCCACCGCGAGCCTCGCCGCGCTCGCCCGCGCGTGGCTGGCGCCGCGGGACGGCAGGCCGGTCTCGGGGCCGACCTTCGCGGCGTTCTGGCTCGGCATGGCGGTCGGGATCCTGGTGAAGGGGCCGATGGTGCCGCTCTTCGTCGCGCTGCCGGCGCTCGGCCTGTCGCTCGTCGCGCGGTCCGGCCGCTGGCTGCTGCCCCTGCGGCCGTGGCCGGGCCTCGCCCTGACGCTCCTGCTGGTGGCGCCCTGGTTCGCGGCGATCGCCTGGAAGAGCGGCGGCGCGTTCTACGCCGAGGCGGTCGGGCACGACATGCTCGGCAAGGTCGGCGGGGTGGCCGAGCGGCACTGGGGACCGCCCGGGGCCTACGCGCTCGTGTTCTTCGCGACCTTCTGGCCCGGGGCGGCCTTCGCCGCCATGAGCCTGCCCTTCGCGTGGCGGGCGCGGCGGGAGCCCGCCGTGATCTTCCTGATCGCCGCGGTGCTGCCGGCCTGGCTGATCTTCGAGGCGGTGCCGACCAAGCTGCCCCACTACGTGCTGCCGCTGATGCCCTGGCTCGCGATCCTGACCGTGCTGGCGCTGAACCGGGGTGCGCTGGACCCGCGCCTGCGGGGCGCCCGCCTGACGGCCCTGCTGCTGCCGGCGATCCCGGTCGCCCTGACCCTCGGCCTCTGCCTCGCCGGCTGGCGCCTGGACGCCCACACGATCCCGTGGCCGGCCCTCCCGCTGCTCGCCGCTGCCTGCGCGGTCGCATTCCTGGCCTGGCTCGCCTTCGCGCACGGGTCGGCCGAGCGCGCGCTCGTCCTCGGCGTGCTGGCCTCCGCCCTGCTCGGGCCCGCGGTGCTCGGCGTGGCGCAGCGCTCGCTGCCGGCCCTGAAGGTCTCGCCGCGGCTCGCGGCCCTGCGCGAGCGGATGCCCTGCCCGAACCCGCTCGTGGCGAGCCTCGGCTACCGCGAGCCGAGCCTCGTCTTCCTCGTCGGCACCGGCCTCGCCCTGCCGCCCGACGGGGCCGCCGCCCGGTCCTTCCTCGAGGGCGGCGGCTGCCGCCTGCTCTTCGTGGAGTCCCGGGACCGCGACGATTTCAACGCGGCCTGGCCGGTGGGACGCGGCGCGCCCGCGCCCCTGGCGGAGGTCGAGGGCTTCAACCTCAACACCGGCCGCCGGGTCTTCGTGACGGCCTACGCGGTGGCGCCGTGA
- a CDS encoding response regulator: MSETESGPGSVTDADYRNLAETLPQLAWIAEADGTIVWYNQRWYDYTGTSLDEMRGWGWRTVHHPDHVASVTERYRAAITLGRSWEDTFPLRGRDGSYRWFLSKALPYRDESGRILRWYGTNTDITVRRAVEERLRHSEQRFRALVDASAAVIWNTDAAGELMPPQVRWSTYTGQTEEAYQGWGWLDAVHPDDRGHAADAWAACVEARATYEVEYRLRRHDGAWRAMEVRGVPVLAEDGSLREWVGTCVDVTERKEAEEAVERARQAAEAANRAKSQFIANMSHELRTPLSAVIGYSEMLGEELEDIGQAALLPDLRKIEAAARHLLSLINDVLDISKIEAGRMTASAETFTVADLLRDVTDSTGSLVEKKGNRFVLDAGAAGEAGLGSMHQDQTKIRQCLLNLIGNAAKFTERGTITLTVRRHREAGADWLSFAVADTGIGLTEAQIDRLFERFVQADDSTTRQFGGTGLGLAITRAFCRTMGGDIGVASTPGAGAIFTIRLPATLRPEDAPPTEAEAHTPVEPHEEHETVLLVDDDPAARELLQRFLEREGFHVRSANDGRAGLTLARALKPRAILLDVEMPRMDGWAVLHAVRNDPDLAGTPVIMTSVVAEQGLGQALGATDYFVKPIDWDRLKGLMERYRPAAPNEARVLVVDDDADARERLRRSLGREGWTVDEAENGRIALERVSQARPSLILLDLMMPEMDGFGFLRALRSRPDGDVPVVVLTAKEVTAAEKESLNRQADRVIAKGSMSLAEIGRQLRVLYARSATEPVPGQLQGLLDRLAEKDAGEPR, encoded by the coding sequence ATGAGCGAGACTGAGAGCGGCCCAGGGTCCGTCACGGATGCCGATTACCGCAACCTCGCCGAGACGCTGCCGCAGCTCGCCTGGATCGCCGAGGCCGACGGCACCATCGTCTGGTACAATCAGCGCTGGTACGACTACACGGGCACCTCCCTCGACGAGATGCGGGGCTGGGGCTGGCGCACGGTCCACCACCCGGACCACGTCGCGTCGGTGACCGAGCGCTACCGCGCCGCGATCACGCTGGGCCGGTCCTGGGAAGACACGTTCCCGCTGCGCGGCCGCGACGGAAGCTACCGCTGGTTCCTGTCGAAGGCGCTGCCCTACCGGGACGAATCCGGGCGGATCCTGCGCTGGTACGGGACCAACACCGACATCACCGTCCGCCGCGCGGTCGAGGAGCGCCTGCGCCATTCCGAGCAGCGCTTCCGGGCGCTGGTGGACGCCTCGGCGGCTGTGATCTGGAACACGGATGCGGCGGGCGAGCTGATGCCGCCGCAGGTCCGGTGGAGCACCTATACCGGCCAGACCGAGGAGGCCTACCAGGGCTGGGGCTGGCTGGACGCCGTCCATCCCGACGACCGGGGTCACGCGGCCGATGCCTGGGCCGCCTGCGTGGAGGCGCGCGCGACCTACGAGGTCGAGTACAGGCTGCGCCGGCACGACGGGGCTTGGCGCGCCATGGAGGTGCGCGGCGTGCCGGTTCTCGCCGAGGACGGCTCCCTGCGGGAATGGGTCGGTACCTGCGTCGACGTCACCGAGCGCAAGGAGGCCGAGGAGGCGGTGGAGCGCGCCCGACAGGCCGCCGAGGCGGCCAACCGGGCCAAGAGCCAGTTCATCGCCAACATGAGCCACGAGCTGCGCACCCCGCTCTCGGCGGTGATCGGCTACTCCGAGATGCTCGGCGAGGAGCTGGAGGATATCGGCCAGGCCGCCCTGCTGCCGGACCTGCGCAAGATCGAGGCGGCCGCCCGTCACCTGCTGTCGCTGATCAACGACGTCCTCGACATCTCGAAGATCGAGGCCGGCCGCATGACCGCCTCGGCCGAGACCTTCACGGTGGCCGACCTGCTCCGGGACGTCACCGACTCCACCGGCTCCCTGGTCGAGAAGAAGGGCAACCGCTTCGTCCTCGACGCCGGCGCGGCGGGCGAGGCCGGCCTGGGCTCCATGCACCAGGACCAGACCAAGATCCGCCAGTGCCTGCTGAACCTGATCGGCAACGCCGCGAAGTTCACCGAGCGGGGGACGATCACCCTGACGGTGCGGCGGCACCGCGAGGCTGGGGCCGACTGGCTGTCCTTCGCGGTCGCCGACACCGGCATCGGCCTGACCGAGGCCCAGATCGACCGCCTGTTCGAGCGCTTCGTCCAGGCCGACGATTCGACCACCCGGCAGTTCGGGGGGACGGGCCTCGGGCTCGCCATCACCCGCGCGTTCTGCCGGACGATGGGCGGCGATATCGGCGTCGCCAGCACCCCGGGCGCGGGCGCGATCTTCACGATCCGCCTGCCCGCGACCCTGCGCCCGGAGGACGCGCCGCCGACCGAGGCCGAGGCGCACACGCCGGTGGAGCCGCACGAGGAGCACGAGACGGTGCTGCTGGTTGACGACGACCCGGCCGCCCGCGAGCTGCTCCAGCGCTTTTTGGAGCGCGAGGGCTTCCACGTCCGCAGCGCCAACGACGGCCGCGCCGGCCTGACGCTCGCCAGGGCCCTGAAGCCGCGGGCGATCCTGCTCGACGTCGAGATGCCGCGCATGGACGGCTGGGCGGTCCTGCACGCGGTCCGCAACGACCCCGACCTCGCCGGGACGCCGGTGATCATGACCTCGGTGGTGGCCGAGCAGGGGCTCGGCCAGGCGCTCGGCGCCACCGACTACTTCGTCAAGCCGATCGACTGGGACCGGCTCAAGGGCCTGATGGAGCGCTACCGGCCCGCGGCGCCGAACGAGGCGCGGGTCCTCGTAGTCGACGACGACGCGGATGCCCGGGAGCGCCTGCGCCGCTCGCTCGGCCGCGAGGGCTGGACCGTCGACGAGGCGGAGAACGGCCGGATCGCCCTGGAGCGGGTCAGCCAGGCGCGGCCGAGCCTGATCCTGCTCGACCTGATGATGCCCGAGATGGACGGGTTCGGCTTCCTGCGGGCGCTGCGGTCACGGCCCGACGGCGACGTGCCCGTGGTGGTGCTCACCGCCAAGGAGGTCACGGCGGCCGAGAAGGAGAGCCTGAACCGGCAGGCCGACCGGGTGATCGCCAAGGGCTCCATGAGCCTCGCGGAGATCGGCCGGCAACTGCGCGTCCTCTACGCGCGTTCGGCGACCGAGCCGGTGCCGGGGCAGCTCCAGGGATTGCTGGATCGGCTGGCCGAGAAGGACGCGGGAGAACCACGATGA
- a CDS encoding GCG_CRPN prefix-to-repeats domain-containing protein — protein sequence MRMTGLIVAASVALFAGGAQAMPVAPLTGGDAAVTLVRGGCGFGAHRGAYGGCRLNRGPRGAIRRAVTGAPRGCPPGLYRGPRGVCRR from the coding sequence ATGAGAATGACCGGCCTGATCGTCGCCGCGTCCGTCGCCCTGTTCGCCGGCGGAGCCCAGGCGATGCCCGTGGCACCGCTGACCGGCGGCGACGCCGCCGTCACCCTCGTCCGCGGCGGCTGCGGGTTCGGCGCCCATCGCGGGGCCTACGGCGGCTGCCGCCTGAATCGCGGCCCGCGCGGTGCGATCCGCCGCGCCGTCACCGGCGCTCCCCGCGGCTGCCCGCCCGGCCTCTATCGCGGCCCGCGGGGCGTCTGCCGCCGCTGA
- a CDS encoding pyridoxamine 5'-phosphate oxidase family protein, whose amino-acid sequence MTRTPLPAFYDDLDATFAELWRLLADGAAHGRGGVHLPTLATLGADGGPRLRTVVLRAADPGEGTLRFHCDRRSDKAAEILAAPACALAAYDAAAKIQIRVEGRAALHTDDALAEAAWTGSRAMSRVCYGAEPGPGTSLPAGDAYSLPDETAAATLGRPHFAAVLVRAERLDFLYLDRRGHRRAAWHRLAGGWSGGWIAP is encoded by the coding sequence ATGACACGGACGCCGCTGCCCGCCTTCTACGACGACCTCGACGCCACCTTCGCGGAACTCTGGCGGCTGCTGGCGGACGGGGCCGCCCATGGCCGTGGCGGCGTCCACCTGCCGACCCTGGCGACGCTCGGGGCCGATGGCGGGCCGCGGCTGCGCACCGTGGTCCTGCGCGCCGCCGACCCGGGAGAGGGAACGCTCCGGTTCCACTGCGACCGCCGCTCCGACAAGGCCGCCGAGATCCTGGCCGCCCCCGCCTGCGCCCTCGCCGCCTACGACGCGGCCGCGAAGATCCAGATCCGCGTCGAGGGCCGCGCCGCGCTGCACACCGACGACGCTCTGGCCGAGGCGGCCTGGACCGGGTCCCGGGCGATGAGCCGGGTCTGCTACGGGGCCGAGCCCGGCCCCGGCACGTCGCTTCCGGCGGGGGACGCCTACAGCCTGCCGGACGAGACCGCGGCCGCGACGCTCGGCCGGCCGCACTTCGCCGCCGTTCTGGTTCGGGCCGAGCGGCTGGATTTCCTCTATCTCGACCGCCGCGGACACCGCCGGGCCGCCTGGCATCGGCTGGCCGGCGGGTGGTCCGGTGGCTGGATCGCGCCGTAG
- a CDS encoding P1 family peptidase, whose translation MLQNRITDIPGLRVGHATDLRLASGVTAIVFDEPAIAAVDVRGGGPGTRETDLLDPERTVERVDAFVLSGGSAFGLDAGAGVAAWLAEAGRGFPVGAMRVPIVPGAVLFDLPNGGDKAWGRYPPYRELGFEAAAAAAEDFALGSVGAGTGARTGRLKGGIGSASAQVPGTGFRVGALAAVNAFGNATIGAGPHFWAAPFEEGDEFGGLGAPVRVPPEALAFPARALPGAATTLAVVATDAALTKAQCRRLAVAAQDGLARALVPAHTPLDGDLVFAAATGAVPLAEPVVDLARLGDVAARVLARAVARGVFSATSLPGHAPSLPLAGTGLPPAWRDLFGA comes from the coding sequence ATGCTGCAGAATCGCATCACCGACATTCCCGGCCTGCGGGTCGGCCACGCCACCGACCTGCGGCTCGCCAGCGGCGTCACCGCGATCGTGTTCGATGAGCCGGCCATCGCCGCGGTCGACGTGCGCGGCGGCGGGCCGGGCACCCGCGAGACCGACCTGCTCGACCCCGAGCGCACCGTGGAGCGGGTCGACGCCTTCGTGCTCTCCGGGGGCTCGGCCTTCGGCCTCGACGCGGGGGCGGGCGTGGCGGCGTGGCTCGCCGAAGCCGGGCGCGGCTTCCCGGTCGGCGCCATGCGGGTGCCGATCGTCCCCGGGGCGGTCCTGTTCGATCTCCCCAACGGCGGGGACAAGGCCTGGGGCCGCTATCCGCCCTATCGCGAGCTGGGCTTCGAGGCCGCCGCGGCCGCGGCGGAGGATTTCGCCCTGGGCTCGGTCGGGGCCGGGACGGGCGCGCGCACCGGGCGACTGAAGGGCGGGATCGGATCCGCCTCGGCGCAGGTGCCGGGAACGGGCTTCCGCGTCGGGGCGCTCGCGGCCGTGAACGCCTTCGGCAACGCGACGATCGGCGCCGGGCCGCATTTCTGGGCGGCGCCCTTCGAAGAGGGCGACGAGTTCGGTGGTCTCGGCGCGCCGGTCCGGGTGCCGCCGGAGGCACTCGCCTTCCCGGCCCGGGCGCTGCCGGGCGCCGCCACGACGCTGGCCGTGGTGGCGACCGACGCGGCGCTGACCAAGGCGCAGTGCCGGCGCCTCGCGGTAGCCGCGCAGGACGGCCTCGCCCGCGCGCTCGTGCCGGCGCACACGCCCCTCGACGGCGACCTAGTCTTCGCCGCGGCGACCGGCGCCGTGCCCCTCGCCGAACCGGTGGTCGACCTCGCCCGCCTCGGCGACGTCGCCGCGCGCGTCCTGGCCCGGGCGGTGGCCCGCGGCGTGTTCTCGGCGACGAGCCTGCCCGGACACGCGCCGTCATTGCCCCTGGCCGGTACAGGGCTTCCACCGGCCTGGCGCGACCTGTTCGGCGCCTGA
- a CDS encoding NAD(P)-dependent oxidoreductase, producing MADPQAGNVGDAILQHGSSLPRRASAANPAGAVDRRPGFPSWQTAQRVEEHGMDVGFIGMGRMGRAMAANLARAGHTVRAWNRSPEAARGIDGVTPVASAAEAFAGDAVITMLADDAALEAVIVAGGLLDRPERPGLHIGMSTVSVALAKQLAAVHARAGVPYVSAPVFGRPDVAEAGKLNIVAAGEGALIDRAGPLLDAMGARTWRFGDDPTRANAVKLAGNFMLISAIEAMAEACALTEGHGVPGAEFLDLMTNTLFASPVYKGYGASIAQNRYEPPGFILRLGAKDVRLALQAAEGAGVPMPFASVLRDGLIEAISHGDGEKDLAALARVSARRAGQG from the coding sequence GTGGCCGACCCGCAGGCCGGGAATGTCGGTGATGCGATTCTGCAGCATGGATCGAGCTTGCCACGCCGTGCGAGCGCCGCAAATCCGGCCGGGGCCGTTGACCGCCGGCCGGGATTTCCCAGTTGGCAGACGGCACAGCGCGTCGAGGAGCACGGCATGGACGTCGGATTCATCGGGATGGGGCGGATGGGTCGCGCCATGGCGGCCAATCTCGCCCGGGCCGGCCACACGGTGCGCGCCTGGAACCGCTCGCCGGAGGCCGCGCGCGGCATCGACGGCGTCACCCCCGTGGCGAGCGCCGCCGAGGCGTTCGCCGGGGACGCCGTGATCACCATGCTGGCCGACGACGCGGCACTCGAGGCCGTGATCGTGGCCGGCGGCCTCCTCGACCGGCCGGAGCGCCCCGGCCTGCATATCGGGATGAGCACGGTCTCGGTGGCCCTGGCGAAGCAGCTCGCCGCCGTCCACGCGCGGGCCGGCGTCCCCTACGTCTCGGCCCCGGTCTTCGGGCGGCCGGACGTGGCGGAGGCCGGGAAGCTCAACATCGTTGCGGCGGGAGAGGGAGCCCTCATCGACCGCGCCGGCCCACTCCTCGACGCGATGGGCGCCAGGACCTGGCGCTTCGGCGACGACCCGACGCGGGCGAACGCCGTCAAGCTCGCCGGCAACTTCATGCTGATCTCGGCGATCGAGGCCATGGCCGAGGCCTGCGCCCTGACGGAGGGCCACGGCGTCCCGGGCGCCGAGTTCCTCGACCTGATGACCAACACGCTGTTCGCCTCGCCGGTCTACAAGGGCTACGGCGCCTCGATCGCACAGAACCGCTACGAGCCGCCGGGCTTCATCCTCAGGCTCGGGGCCAAGGACGTGCGGCTCGCCCTGCAGGCGGCCGAGGGCGCCGGGGTGCCGATGCCCTTCGCCAGCGTGCTGCGGGACGGTCTCATCGAGGCGATCAGCCACGGCGACGGCGAGAAGGATCTGGCGGCGCTCGCCCGCGTCTCCGCCCGGCGCGCAGGGCAGGGTTGA
- a CDS encoding lipid-A-disaccharide synthase N-terminal domain-containing protein, with amino-acid sequence MLIQLAHDLPAYFYDVFVTRLDFWLVFGIVAQVVFGSRFILQWIASERAGRSVMPLSFWFLSILGGMMTLVYGFVRREPVIIIGQSLSTGIYLRNLALIFRERRRKRGAA; translated from the coding sequence ATGCTGATCCAGCTCGCCCACGATCTGCCGGCCTATTTCTACGACGTGTTCGTCACCCGGCTCGACTTCTGGCTGGTGTTCGGAATCGTCGCCCAGGTGGTGTTCGGATCGCGCTTCATCCTGCAGTGGATCGCGAGCGAGCGGGCCGGGCGGAGCGTGATGCCGCTGTCGTTCTGGTTCCTGTCGATCCTCGGCGGGATGATGACGCTGGTCTACGGGTTCGTGCGCCGCGAGCCGGTGATCATCATCGGCCAGAGCCTCTCCACCGGCATCTACCTGCGCAACCTCGCGCTGATCTTCCGCGAGCGGCGGAGGAAGCGGGGCGCCGCATGA
- a CDS encoding NIPSNAP family protein produces MLYELATLSCPLLAVGQVSAGVEAWLDDPDAKGELVGCWRTEIGTLGRLIVLRGFAAPEDMTAERRRALLSANPFNAGHVITALEMDSYAPFPFLPPIRTGDRGGVYEIRTYRQKPGGLPPTLAAWEAAIEPARAYTQHLVVNMYALDGAPRITHIWGFPSLEERAALRSRAYEAGIWPPKGGPDQIAEATATIALPQGRSPLR; encoded by the coding sequence ATGCTGTACGAACTCGCGACCCTCTCGTGCCCGCTGCTCGCGGTGGGTCAGGTCTCGGCCGGCGTCGAGGCCTGGCTGGACGATCCCGACGCCAAGGGCGAGCTGGTCGGCTGCTGGCGCACCGAGATCGGGACGCTGGGGCGCCTGATCGTGCTGCGCGGCTTCGCGGCGCCCGAGGACATGACCGCCGAGCGCCGGCGCGCCCTGCTCAGCGCCAACCCGTTCAACGCCGGGCACGTGATCACCGCGCTGGAGATGGACAGCTACGCCCCGTTCCCCTTCCTGCCGCCGATCCGGACGGGCGACCGGGGCGGGGTGTACGAGATCCGGACCTATCGCCAGAAGCCGGGGGGCCTGCCGCCGACCCTCGCGGCCTGGGAGGCCGCGATCGAGCCGGCACGCGCCTACACGCAGCACCTCGTCGTCAACATGTACGCCCTCGACGGCGCGCCGCGCATCACGCACATCTGGGGTTTCCCGAGCCTCGAGGAGCGGGCCGCGCTGCGGTCCCGCGCCTACGAGGCGGGAATCTGGCCGCCGAAGGGCGGCCCGGACCAGATCGCCGAGGCGACCGCGACGATCGCGCTCCCCCAGGGGCGCTCGCCCCTGCGCTGA
- the rarD gene encoding EamA family transporter RarD: MGLVYALAAYLSWGLVVPVHFRMLGAYTPYHILSERIVWSSVFAGALALILAARHRLNLPLPLRKRHALLVLSAAMIGVNWLLYLYAVSGGHLLDASLGYYINPLVSVAFGRVVLGERLRPAQAVAIGIAATGVAVAVVWAGELPLMSLSLAVSFALYGLARKIVGVDALVGFLAETLLLLPAAIVWLVLSPEPFLPAAPGDRALLMLTGLTTALPLIWFAAAAVRLRLTTLGLLQYVAPTCLLVLSVLVYGERVEPHRALMLALIWVALALYTIDALRFRRPPAPAAPRSDPDAMRV; encoded by the coding sequence GTGGGCCTCGTCTACGCGCTCGCCGCCTATCTGAGCTGGGGCCTCGTGGTCCCGGTGCATTTCCGGATGCTCGGGGCCTACACGCCGTACCACATCCTGTCGGAGCGGATCGTCTGGTCGAGCGTGTTCGCCGGCGCGCTGGCGCTGATCCTCGCGGCCCGCCACCGCCTCAACCTGCCGCTGCCGCTCCGGAAGCGCCACGCGCTGCTGGTGCTCTCGGCGGCGATGATCGGCGTGAACTGGCTGCTCTACCTCTACGCCGTCAGCGGCGGGCACCTGCTCGACGCGAGCCTCGGCTACTACATCAATCCCCTCGTGAGCGTGGCGTTTGGCCGGGTGGTGCTGGGCGAGCGCCTGCGGCCGGCGCAGGCCGTCGCGATCGGTATCGCCGCGACGGGCGTCGCCGTCGCGGTGGTGTGGGCCGGGGAACTGCCGCTGATGTCACTGTCGCTGGCGGTGAGCTTCGCCCTCTACGGGCTCGCCCGGAAGATCGTCGGCGTCGACGCGCTGGTCGGGTTCCTGGCCGAGACCCTGCTGCTGCTGCCGGCGGCGATCGTCTGGCTCGTCCTGTCGCCCGAGCCGTTCCTGCCGGCCGCGCCGGGGGACCGTGCCCTGCTGATGCTCACGGGGCTGACCACCGCGCTGCCGCTGATCTGGTTCGCCGCCGCGGCGGTGCGCCTGCGGCTCACGACCCTGGGCCTCCTGCAGTACGTGGCGCCGACCTGCCTGCTCGTTCTGAGCGTCCTCGTCTACGGCGAGCGCGTCGAGCCGCATCGGGCGCTGATGCTCGCGCTGATCTGGGTGGCGCTCGCGCTCTACACGATCGACGCCCTGCGGTTTCGCCGGCCGCCGGCCCCCGCGGCCCCGCGGTCGGATCCGGACGCGATGCGTGTATAA